One window of the Triticum dicoccoides isolate Atlit2015 ecotype Zavitan chromosome 3B, WEW_v2.0, whole genome shotgun sequence genome contains the following:
- the LOC119277841 gene encoding GDP-L-galactose phosphorylase 1-like isoform X3, with translation MPVISPLPFSLAPTPAAPAASRARWNSFLHHWRLRGMCSNGFDSTNCLRMEEVEPNLSPFLHKLFKEWDDRNARGLFHHDITTSEAKVLPGEHNFVATLIEGRDQKKRPTEFGMNQVLQPFHSEKFNFTKVKPEEVIFRFQETENDSAQYFDGTPPTVSASPSCILINVSPIGYCHVLLTPQIQECLPQRVDQESFLLAMYVAREARNPFFRVGYNSLGAFATINHLHFQAYYLKVQYPVENAPTERITVVRNGVSISQLVRYPVSGFVFEGGASLEDLSQAVSDACIFLQENNRPFNVLISESGKRVFLLLQCYAEKQASGKASQEFLDMRINPAVWELSGHLVLKRRKDYDEASEATLCRFLVEASLSEAEFQELKRCLLEFLATASPEK, from the exons GTATGTGCAGCAACGGTTTTGATTCAACTAACTGCCTTCGTATGGAGGAGGTTGAGCCAAATTTATCCCCATTTCTCCACAAGCTTTTTAAAGAG TGGGATGACCGCAATGCGAGGGGCTTGTTTCACCACGACATCACTACGTCTGAGGCCAAG GTGCTACCTGGAGAACACAATTTTGTGGCAACATTGATAGAAGGGCGTGACCAGAAGAAGCGGCCAACTGAATTTGGAATGAACCAGGTCCTCCAACCATTTCATAGTGAGAAGTTCAATTTCACTAAAGTTAAACCAGAGGAGGTGATCTTCAGGTTCCAAGAAACTGAGAATGATTCTGCCCAGTATTTTGACGGAACTCCTCCCACTGTTTCAGCTTCTCCTAGCTGCATTTTGATCAAC GTGAGCCCAATCGGGTACTGTCATGTGCTTTTGACCCCTCAAATCCAGGAATGCTTACCGCAAAGGGTTGATCAAGAGAGCTTCTTACTGGCCATGTATGTCGCAAGGGAGGCAAGGAATCCATTCTTCAGAGTTGGCTATAACAGTCTGGGTGCCTTTGCAACAATCAATCACCTCCATTTCCAA GCATACTATCTGAAAGTGCAATATCCAGTCGAGAATGCGCCGACAGAGAGAATCACAGTCGTACGGAACGGCGTCAGCATTTCTCAGCTGGTGCGGTACCCAGTAAGCGGCTTTGTATTTGAAGGCGGAGCGAGCCTGGAGGATCTGTCACAGGCCGTCTCAGATGCATGTATCTTCTTGCAAGAGAATAACAGACCTTTCAATGTCCTTATCTCTGAATCTGGCAAGAGAGTATTCCTTCTACTACAG TGCTACGCTGAGAAGCAGGCTTCCGGAAAGGCGAGCCAGGAGTTCCTCGACATGAGAATCAATCCAGCGGTCTGGGAGCTCAGCGGGCATTTGGTTTTGAAGAGGAGGAAGGACTACGACGAAGCATCCGAGGCAACACTATGCAGGTTTTTGGTTGAAGCGTCCCTGTCTGAAGCAGAGTTCCAGGAGCTGAAGAGGTGCCTCTTGGAGTTCCTGGCCACTGCAAGTCCTGAAAAGTAG
- the LOC119277841 gene encoding GDP-L-galactose phosphorylase 1-like isoform X2, producing the protein MPVISPLPFSLAPTPAAPAASRARWNSFLHHWRLRAGMCSNGFDSTNCLRMEEVEPNLSPFLHKLFKEWDDRNARGLFHHDITTSEAKVLPGEHNFVATLIEGRDQKKRPTEFGMNQVLQPFHSEKFNFTKVKPEEVIFRFQETENDSAQYFDGTPPTVSASPSCILINVSPIGYCHVLLTPQIQECLPQRVDQESFLLAMYVAREARNPFFRVGYNSLGAFATINHLHFQAYYLKVQYPVENAPTERITVVRNGVSISQLVRYPVSGFVFEGGASLEDLSQAVSDACIFLQENNRPFNVLISESGKRVFLLLQCYAEKQASGKASQEFLDMRINPAVWELSGHLVLKRRKDYDEASEATLCRFLVEASLSEAEFQELKRCLLEFLATASPEK; encoded by the exons CAGGTATGTGCAGCAACGGTTTTGATTCAACTAACTGCCTTCGTATGGAGGAGGTTGAGCCAAATTTATCCCCATTTCTCCACAAGCTTTTTAAAGAG TGGGATGACCGCAATGCGAGGGGCTTGTTTCACCACGACATCACTACGTCTGAGGCCAAG GTGCTACCTGGAGAACACAATTTTGTGGCAACATTGATAGAAGGGCGTGACCAGAAGAAGCGGCCAACTGAATTTGGAATGAACCAGGTCCTCCAACCATTTCATAGTGAGAAGTTCAATTTCACTAAAGTTAAACCAGAGGAGGTGATCTTCAGGTTCCAAGAAACTGAGAATGATTCTGCCCAGTATTTTGACGGAACTCCTCCCACTGTTTCAGCTTCTCCTAGCTGCATTTTGATCAAC GTGAGCCCAATCGGGTACTGTCATGTGCTTTTGACCCCTCAAATCCAGGAATGCTTACCGCAAAGGGTTGATCAAGAGAGCTTCTTACTGGCCATGTATGTCGCAAGGGAGGCAAGGAATCCATTCTTCAGAGTTGGCTATAACAGTCTGGGTGCCTTTGCAACAATCAATCACCTCCATTTCCAA GCATACTATCTGAAAGTGCAATATCCAGTCGAGAATGCGCCGACAGAGAGAATCACAGTCGTACGGAACGGCGTCAGCATTTCTCAGCTGGTGCGGTACCCAGTAAGCGGCTTTGTATTTGAAGGCGGAGCGAGCCTGGAGGATCTGTCACAGGCCGTCTCAGATGCATGTATCTTCTTGCAAGAGAATAACAGACCTTTCAATGTCCTTATCTCTGAATCTGGCAAGAGAGTATTCCTTCTACTACAG TGCTACGCTGAGAAGCAGGCTTCCGGAAAGGCGAGCCAGGAGTTCCTCGACATGAGAATCAATCCAGCGGTCTGGGAGCTCAGCGGGCATTTGGTTTTGAAGAGGAGGAAGGACTACGACGAAGCATCCGAGGCAACACTATGCAGGTTTTTGGTTGAAGCGTCCCTGTCTGAAGCAGAGTTCCAGGAGCTGAAGAGGTGCCTCTTGGAGTTCCTGGCCACTGCAAGTCCTGAAAAGTAG
- the LOC119277841 gene encoding GDP-L-galactose phosphorylase 1-like isoform X5: MKLSGMCSNGFDSTNCLRMEEVEPNLSPFLHKLFKEWDDRNARGLFHHDITTSEAKVLPGEHNFVATLIEGRDQKKRPTEFGMNQVLQPFHSEKFNFTKVKPEEVIFRFQETENDSAQYFDGTPPTVSASPSCILINVSPIGYCHVLLTPQIQECLPQRVDQESFLLAMYVAREARNPFFRVGYNSLGAFATINHLHFQAYYLKVQYPVENAPTERITVVRNGVSISQLVRYPVSGFVFEGGASLEDLSQAVSDACIFLQENNRPFNVLISESGKRVFLLLQCYAEKQASGKASQEFLDMRINPAVWELSGHLVLKRRKDYDEASEATLCRFLVEASLSEAEFQELKRCLLEFLATASPEK; the protein is encoded by the exons CAGGTATGTGCAGCAACGGTTTTGATTCAACTAACTGCCTTCGTATGGAGGAGGTTGAGCCAAATTTATCCCCATTTCTCCACAAGCTTTTTAAAGAG TGGGATGACCGCAATGCGAGGGGCTTGTTTCACCACGACATCACTACGTCTGAGGCCAAG GTGCTACCTGGAGAACACAATTTTGTGGCAACATTGATAGAAGGGCGTGACCAGAAGAAGCGGCCAACTGAATTTGGAATGAACCAGGTCCTCCAACCATTTCATAGTGAGAAGTTCAATTTCACTAAAGTTAAACCAGAGGAGGTGATCTTCAGGTTCCAAGAAACTGAGAATGATTCTGCCCAGTATTTTGACGGAACTCCTCCCACTGTTTCAGCTTCTCCTAGCTGCATTTTGATCAAC GTGAGCCCAATCGGGTACTGTCATGTGCTTTTGACCCCTCAAATCCAGGAATGCTTACCGCAAAGGGTTGATCAAGAGAGCTTCTTACTGGCCATGTATGTCGCAAGGGAGGCAAGGAATCCATTCTTCAGAGTTGGCTATAACAGTCTGGGTGCCTTTGCAACAATCAATCACCTCCATTTCCAA GCATACTATCTGAAAGTGCAATATCCAGTCGAGAATGCGCCGACAGAGAGAATCACAGTCGTACGGAACGGCGTCAGCATTTCTCAGCTGGTGCGGTACCCAGTAAGCGGCTTTGTATTTGAAGGCGGAGCGAGCCTGGAGGATCTGTCACAGGCCGTCTCAGATGCATGTATCTTCTTGCAAGAGAATAACAGACCTTTCAATGTCCTTATCTCTGAATCTGGCAAGAGAGTATTCCTTCTACTACAG TGCTACGCTGAGAAGCAGGCTTCCGGAAAGGCGAGCCAGGAGTTCCTCGACATGAGAATCAATCCAGCGGTCTGGGAGCTCAGCGGGCATTTGGTTTTGAAGAGGAGGAAGGACTACGACGAAGCATCCGAGGCAACACTATGCAGGTTTTTGGTTGAAGCGTCCCTGTCTGAAGCAGAGTTCCAGGAGCTGAAGAGGTGCCTCTTGGAGTTCCTGGCCACTGCAAGTCCTGAAAAGTAG
- the LOC119277841 gene encoding GDP-L-galactose phosphorylase 1-like isoform X4, whose protein sequence is MKLFETKAGMCSNGFDSTNCLRMEEVEPNLSPFLHKLFKEWDDRNARGLFHHDITTSEAKVLPGEHNFVATLIEGRDQKKRPTEFGMNQVLQPFHSEKFNFTKVKPEEVIFRFQETENDSAQYFDGTPPTVSASPSCILINVSPIGYCHVLLTPQIQECLPQRVDQESFLLAMYVAREARNPFFRVGYNSLGAFATINHLHFQAYYLKVQYPVENAPTERITVVRNGVSISQLVRYPVSGFVFEGGASLEDLSQAVSDACIFLQENNRPFNVLISESGKRVFLLLQCYAEKQASGKASQEFLDMRINPAVWELSGHLVLKRRKDYDEASEATLCRFLVEASLSEAEFQELKRCLLEFLATASPEK, encoded by the exons TTGAAACAAAAGCAGGTATGTGCAGCAACGGTTTTGATTCAACTAACTGCCTTCGTATGGAGGAGGTTGAGCCAAATTTATCCCCATTTCTCCACAAGCTTTTTAAAGAG TGGGATGACCGCAATGCGAGGGGCTTGTTTCACCACGACATCACTACGTCTGAGGCCAAG GTGCTACCTGGAGAACACAATTTTGTGGCAACATTGATAGAAGGGCGTGACCAGAAGAAGCGGCCAACTGAATTTGGAATGAACCAGGTCCTCCAACCATTTCATAGTGAGAAGTTCAATTTCACTAAAGTTAAACCAGAGGAGGTGATCTTCAGGTTCCAAGAAACTGAGAATGATTCTGCCCAGTATTTTGACGGAACTCCTCCCACTGTTTCAGCTTCTCCTAGCTGCATTTTGATCAAC GTGAGCCCAATCGGGTACTGTCATGTGCTTTTGACCCCTCAAATCCAGGAATGCTTACCGCAAAGGGTTGATCAAGAGAGCTTCTTACTGGCCATGTATGTCGCAAGGGAGGCAAGGAATCCATTCTTCAGAGTTGGCTATAACAGTCTGGGTGCCTTTGCAACAATCAATCACCTCCATTTCCAA GCATACTATCTGAAAGTGCAATATCCAGTCGAGAATGCGCCGACAGAGAGAATCACAGTCGTACGGAACGGCGTCAGCATTTCTCAGCTGGTGCGGTACCCAGTAAGCGGCTTTGTATTTGAAGGCGGAGCGAGCCTGGAGGATCTGTCACAGGCCGTCTCAGATGCATGTATCTTCTTGCAAGAGAATAACAGACCTTTCAATGTCCTTATCTCTGAATCTGGCAAGAGAGTATTCCTTCTACTACAG TGCTACGCTGAGAAGCAGGCTTCCGGAAAGGCGAGCCAGGAGTTCCTCGACATGAGAATCAATCCAGCGGTCTGGGAGCTCAGCGGGCATTTGGTTTTGAAGAGGAGGAAGGACTACGACGAAGCATCCGAGGCAACACTATGCAGGTTTTTGGTTGAAGCGTCCCTGTCTGAAGCAGAGTTCCAGGAGCTGAAGAGGTGCCTCTTGGAGTTCCTGGCCACTGCAAGTCCTGAAAAGTAG
- the LOC119277841 gene encoding GDP-L-galactose phosphorylase 1-like isoform X6, with protein sequence MKLCMCSNGFDSTNCLRMEEVEPNLSPFLHKLFKEWDDRNARGLFHHDITTSEAKVLPGEHNFVATLIEGRDQKKRPTEFGMNQVLQPFHSEKFNFTKVKPEEVIFRFQETENDSAQYFDGTPPTVSASPSCILINVSPIGYCHVLLTPQIQECLPQRVDQESFLLAMYVAREARNPFFRVGYNSLGAFATINHLHFQAYYLKVQYPVENAPTERITVVRNGVSISQLVRYPVSGFVFEGGASLEDLSQAVSDACIFLQENNRPFNVLISESGKRVFLLLQCYAEKQASGKASQEFLDMRINPAVWELSGHLVLKRRKDYDEASEATLCRFLVEASLSEAEFQELKRCLLEFLATASPEK encoded by the exons GTATGTGCAGCAACGGTTTTGATTCAACTAACTGCCTTCGTATGGAGGAGGTTGAGCCAAATTTATCCCCATTTCTCCACAAGCTTTTTAAAGAG TGGGATGACCGCAATGCGAGGGGCTTGTTTCACCACGACATCACTACGTCTGAGGCCAAG GTGCTACCTGGAGAACACAATTTTGTGGCAACATTGATAGAAGGGCGTGACCAGAAGAAGCGGCCAACTGAATTTGGAATGAACCAGGTCCTCCAACCATTTCATAGTGAGAAGTTCAATTTCACTAAAGTTAAACCAGAGGAGGTGATCTTCAGGTTCCAAGAAACTGAGAATGATTCTGCCCAGTATTTTGACGGAACTCCTCCCACTGTTTCAGCTTCTCCTAGCTGCATTTTGATCAAC GTGAGCCCAATCGGGTACTGTCATGTGCTTTTGACCCCTCAAATCCAGGAATGCTTACCGCAAAGGGTTGATCAAGAGAGCTTCTTACTGGCCATGTATGTCGCAAGGGAGGCAAGGAATCCATTCTTCAGAGTTGGCTATAACAGTCTGGGTGCCTTTGCAACAATCAATCACCTCCATTTCCAA GCATACTATCTGAAAGTGCAATATCCAGTCGAGAATGCGCCGACAGAGAGAATCACAGTCGTACGGAACGGCGTCAGCATTTCTCAGCTGGTGCGGTACCCAGTAAGCGGCTTTGTATTTGAAGGCGGAGCGAGCCTGGAGGATCTGTCACAGGCCGTCTCAGATGCATGTATCTTCTTGCAAGAGAATAACAGACCTTTCAATGTCCTTATCTCTGAATCTGGCAAGAGAGTATTCCTTCTACTACAG TGCTACGCTGAGAAGCAGGCTTCCGGAAAGGCGAGCCAGGAGTTCCTCGACATGAGAATCAATCCAGCGGTCTGGGAGCTCAGCGGGCATTTGGTTTTGAAGAGGAGGAAGGACTACGACGAAGCATCCGAGGCAACACTATGCAGGTTTTTGGTTGAAGCGTCCCTGTCTGAAGCAGAGTTCCAGGAGCTGAAGAGGTGCCTCTTGGAGTTCCTGGCCACTGCAAGTCCTGAAAAGTAG
- the LOC119277841 gene encoding GDP-L-galactose phosphorylase 1-like isoform X1 — translation MPVISPLPFSLAPTPAAPAASRARWNSFLHHWRLRVETKAGMCSNGFDSTNCLRMEEVEPNLSPFLHKLFKEWDDRNARGLFHHDITTSEAKVLPGEHNFVATLIEGRDQKKRPTEFGMNQVLQPFHSEKFNFTKVKPEEVIFRFQETENDSAQYFDGTPPTVSASPSCILINVSPIGYCHVLLTPQIQECLPQRVDQESFLLAMYVAREARNPFFRVGYNSLGAFATINHLHFQAYYLKVQYPVENAPTERITVVRNGVSISQLVRYPVSGFVFEGGASLEDLSQAVSDACIFLQENNRPFNVLISESGKRVFLLLQCYAEKQASGKASQEFLDMRINPAVWELSGHLVLKRRKDYDEASEATLCRFLVEASLSEAEFQELKRCLLEFLATASPEK, via the exons TTGAAACAAAAGCAGGTATGTGCAGCAACGGTTTTGATTCAACTAACTGCCTTCGTATGGAGGAGGTTGAGCCAAATTTATCCCCATTTCTCCACAAGCTTTTTAAAGAG TGGGATGACCGCAATGCGAGGGGCTTGTTTCACCACGACATCACTACGTCTGAGGCCAAG GTGCTACCTGGAGAACACAATTTTGTGGCAACATTGATAGAAGGGCGTGACCAGAAGAAGCGGCCAACTGAATTTGGAATGAACCAGGTCCTCCAACCATTTCATAGTGAGAAGTTCAATTTCACTAAAGTTAAACCAGAGGAGGTGATCTTCAGGTTCCAAGAAACTGAGAATGATTCTGCCCAGTATTTTGACGGAACTCCTCCCACTGTTTCAGCTTCTCCTAGCTGCATTTTGATCAAC GTGAGCCCAATCGGGTACTGTCATGTGCTTTTGACCCCTCAAATCCAGGAATGCTTACCGCAAAGGGTTGATCAAGAGAGCTTCTTACTGGCCATGTATGTCGCAAGGGAGGCAAGGAATCCATTCTTCAGAGTTGGCTATAACAGTCTGGGTGCCTTTGCAACAATCAATCACCTCCATTTCCAA GCATACTATCTGAAAGTGCAATATCCAGTCGAGAATGCGCCGACAGAGAGAATCACAGTCGTACGGAACGGCGTCAGCATTTCTCAGCTGGTGCGGTACCCAGTAAGCGGCTTTGTATTTGAAGGCGGAGCGAGCCTGGAGGATCTGTCACAGGCCGTCTCAGATGCATGTATCTTCTTGCAAGAGAATAACAGACCTTTCAATGTCCTTATCTCTGAATCTGGCAAGAGAGTATTCCTTCTACTACAG TGCTACGCTGAGAAGCAGGCTTCCGGAAAGGCGAGCCAGGAGTTCCTCGACATGAGAATCAATCCAGCGGTCTGGGAGCTCAGCGGGCATTTGGTTTTGAAGAGGAGGAAGGACTACGACGAAGCATCCGAGGCAACACTATGCAGGTTTTTGGTTGAAGCGTCCCTGTCTGAAGCAGAGTTCCAGGAGCTGAAGAGGTGCCTCTTGGAGTTCCTGGCCACTGCAAGTCCTGAAAAGTAG